The following DNA comes from Chitinophaga nivalis.
GTACAACCCTTACCTGCTACCACATCGCCTACAATAGTGGCATTGGGGGCTATAAAGCTGTCTTCTCCTATTTGAGGGGTAATACCTTTTAATGGAATAATAAATGCCATAATGATATGTTTTAATGCTTAGGTTACAAATATAACAATTAACAATTAGCAGTTGTTTTCTAACTTCGCCGGGAACAGCAGCAAGTGATTTATGAATAACAGGCAACTTTTTTTGCAGCACGTAGCGCAAACATCTGATGCACCACTCGCATTGGAAATAGTAAAAGCAGCAGGCATGTACATGTGGGATGCAAAGGGCAAACAGTATCTGGATCTGATTGCCGGTATCAGCGTATGTAATATCGGACATTGTCATCCTGCAGTCGTAAAAGCCATACAGGATCAGGCAGAACAATATATGCACCTGCTGGTATACGGAGAATTTGTACAGTCGCCGCAGGTGGCATTTGCCACGGCACTTACCCGGCAGCTACCCGCTGACCTGAATTCCGTATTCTTTACCAATTCCGGTGCGGAAGCGATAGAAGGCGCCATGAAGCTGGCGAAACGTTATACCGGCAAAACAGAGATTGCTGCCTTTAACCGCAGCTATCACGGCTCTACCCAGGGCGCCCTCAGCATCCTGGGCGATGAATACTGGCGGAATGCCTACCGGCCATTGTTGCCCGGTATCCGGCACCTGGAATATAACAACTACGAATCCCTGGAACAGATTACAGATAAAACCGCTGCCGTGATTGCAGAAAGTGTGCAGGCGGAAGGCGGTGTGATTGTTCCACAACGGGAATGGATACACGCTTTGCGTGATAAATGCGCCGCTACCGGCGCCCTGCTGATACTGGATGAGGTACAGTGCGGCCTGGGACGGAATGGTACTTTGTGGGCATTTGAACAACATGGTATTACACCGGATATTTTGGTACTGGGTAAGGCACTGGGCGGCGGTATGCCACTGGGCGCATTCATTGCTTCCCGCGACATCATGTGGTCGCTCACCAATAGCCCTGTATTGGGCCATATCACTACGTTTGGCGGGCATCCGGTGAATTGTGCCGCGGGCCTGGCTGGCTTCAACGCCCTGCTGGAAATGGATGTGATCAAAGATGTAAAGGCGAAAGGACAGCTCTTCCACGAACGACTGCAACATCCGGCTATTAAATCAGTGCGGTCACTGGGACTGATGATGGCGATAGAAATGGAAAGCTTTGCTGTTAATAAAAAAGTAATCGACTATTGTATCGAAAAAGGTGTGCTTACAGATTGGTTCCTGTTTGCACCGGAGTGTCTGCGTATTGCACCACCATTGATTATTACGGAAACGGAAATCAGACATGCCTGTATGATTATCTGTGAAGCGCTGGATGCCGTAACCGCGGAATAATGGCATGATATAAATTATAAATAAACGAAGCCGCCACGCAAGTAATATATCTGCGTGGCGGCTTTCATTTATATAAAAAGCAGGATACTGTTACCTCACTTATTGCGTAACAGATTGCTGATATTGATAGCTGAATTGTTTCAGGATTTTACCATCCTGATCTCTGATCAGTTTCAACCTGCCGAAAGTATCATATTCATAATAAACAGTTTTACCCATGGGATCAGTAGCGCGGGTCATACCGATTAATGGCCTGAATGTATAGGTATTTATCAGTATTGGTTGGGATAAGAAATTATTGCGCAATGCAGTCGTCTGACTGCTGATCTGCTGATCATCAAAAGTACTGTTTAACAGACTGATGTTAGTATTGGATTGCAGGGTGCTGTAATCCACACCGGATGCACTCAGCACCGGATATTGATTGTCATATGCCCAGATGAATGATTCCGGGAAACTGTTGGCTTTGTGTTGCTGTAATACATTGCCTTTCGTATCATACAGGTCAAATATTAATTCCGGTTGATAACGGCTGTCTTTGTTCAGTATATTATTACTCACGGCAGCCGGTGTGAAGTTTTTGAGCGCAGTACTGGTCTCCAACCGGAAAATGGTGTCAGGAAACGGTTGTGCTGCTTTGTAGGAAATAAACTGGCCGCTGATGACGCTCGTATCGGCACCACGGTTGACAGTCGTATATTTTTCTATCACCGGGTTGATGATATACTTGTTTTGCAGGTTCCGGATACCCTTTGTGATATTGTTGTTACCAGTGCCGGTAATCGTATAGTTGAATGGATATTTGAAATAATCCGCAATGATTTTATCACTACTGGTTTTCGTAATGATGGCCGGATTTAAGGAACTGGTATCATAGGCATAGGTGCTAATGGTACGAAGGGAGTCATTACTGTTCGGACTATAATAAACGATGGTATCCGCCAGTAGATACTGCCATTCCGTTACATGGGTAGAATAGTGTGTTTTAAATCTTATTTCATTGTATTGGCCTTGTGCATTCTGCGAAGGTGTTTCGCAAAAGCTCACCTGGCTGGCTTTGAAGTTGGGTAGTTCATATTGAAACTTAGGTGAAGTGGCATAGACTTTTTTCTCTCTCATCACTAATTTATTACCGGGCCCATATACCTGTTTTTCCTTTAATAATCCCCGCTTCCAATCAAAGCTTACCGGATTGGGGAAGGGTGCATCATTTATCCGGAAATCGCCATAGTCAATTGCGGTGGTAAAGAAACTAACTGTCTTATTGGTAGTGTCTTTCGAAGATAAATGTTCCGTCACACAACTGTAGCCAACGTGACCACCCTGTGCACTGCCTAATACGGACTGAGAAAAGGAGGTATAGCAATGGTAGGTAATGGGCTGTCCGCAAAAAGAAGGAATGGGACCTGGCTGTTCGGTGTTGGTATATTGGGTGTATGAATAAGCGTAGCTGGGTGTTGCCCCTAATGTGCCGCTGCTGCAGGCGGAGTCGGGCAGGGTGTAGCGATAGGTCTTTATGACATCATTCGTATGACTGATACCATCATAGTTGGTGATTGTAGCAATCCGGATGCCCCCGCAAGGTTTAAACCGGACGGGTTCCATGCGTACCAGGCGTTTACTGATAAGAGAAACAATGCCTGCATCATAAGGACTGCTTACCATTAATTTTACTTGATACTTGCCAGGAGGTAGGAGTATATCTGCTGATTTACTGTTAAACTTATTGGGTTCAGTAGCATAGGCGAAATATATATTTATCCCATCAGAAAGCCTATTGACTTCTACGCTTACTCCTGGTGCCTCACCTGCATATGAGGTGCATCCTGGTGATGTTGGTACACAGTTAGAAAAGGAATAAGAGAGCTGTGCTCGCTGCGCCATATTGATCGTCAGTGTGTCGGAAGTGCTTTTCGGACCATTAATTTTATAATACAGTTCCATATCTATGGAAGAGGTTTCCGTAATGGGTGCATCTGGTAGTGGCCTGCCGAGTATATTACTGTGGTCATTGGATTCAAAAACAAATGCAGTATATCCGCCAGTGGGATAGGTGATTTTTTTCAGCGCCCCGGCAGTGATATATGCCCGATTGCTCTCCCGATCTGCTAAGATCTCTTCTCCCTGATTGGTCATGATGGCCGGAATCAGGGTACGGTTATCGGCACCGTTATAATAACCCCAATGATCCTGTGAAGCAGACCAACCAGCGGGTATGTTATCAGGTTGATCATATTCAAATGTATAAGCTGGTTTACTCGCTGTAGTGCTTCCTGTTTCTATTACGGAGTCCAATTTGAGGGGACCATTGCGGGAAAAATAACTATAGCTGAACGTATATTTCCGAATCCTGTTATTCCGGGCATCCGTATGTAAAATAGAATCCAGTTTTTTATCCTCGCTATCCGTTCGGCCGGAATAGAAAAAGCGTGTACTGGAGGAATTAGTTTTGATCGCCTTTAGTAGTACTCCTTTTACATATTGTGTGAGCGTTACCTTTTCATCAATAATCGGCAGTACCGCGTTAGTAAGGTAAGGTACTTTTTTCGTTTCCTGTATTTCCAGTACGGGCACGAAATAATTATGGTTTTCATACTCATACAGGATGGAGTCTGTTCCTTCCGGAGAGGTTATTTTACTGATATACCAGGCCTGTGGAGATAACTGAGGGTTTTCTGCATTGCTACCCTGCGTTTGCACTTCTTCCACATCATTGAACTCATAGATATAGCCATTTTCATCGGTAATTTTTTTCTTGAATTCCGCGCCTCGGGTATCCCTGATGTCTAATTTAGAGTAAGGGATGGTCCTATAGACCGTATCAAAAAACATGAACCTGCCTGATCTGCCGGGTATGTTGTAATAATAGTAATCAGATTCCGTATCAAATTTGCCGGTTACATATCTTAACAGAAAGGCATCTCCCAGGCTCTGCATTTCATAGCCCATAGGCAGCCCGCCCCGCGATTTGATACTGTTAAAGCCAAACACACCTTCATCCGGTAGTCCTACTATACTGCGGGTAATACACCCGCCTGTATTTAAAGCCCACCCCAGCCCTGTTTGAGAAGCCAGTTGGCCTACCTTGATACCACTGGCATGATAACTTAATGAAACCGGTAGCGTGAATCGGCCACTCTTGATTTCCAGTAACGGAACATCAATATTGGGAATTCCCGTGTTTAAATTTACCGGTATTTCGCCATACCGGCCCAGTGCTGCGGCATTGGGTGGCGGGGGGATCATATAGTTGGTAAACTGGGGCGTATTTACCTGCGCCTGCACCAATGGCGGCAGCAGTAACACCCATACAAAAAGCTGTAAAATAGCCGGGGGAAAATATTTCATACGTATCCGGGAAAAGGTTGACAAAAAATATTGTTATCAGTATGTTGCATCCATCCACAAACAGCTATGGCATGTTGCTCCGTTTGTTGGGGATATAGATATTGGTCTGCTGGTGGTTAACGCAATGATCGCTTTTCACAAAGGAATAAGCGGACTGGTTCCGGTTTAAAGTTAATGTCTTTTTCTCATTTCACGTAGTGCTATACCGGAAGCAGTGAATGATGAGGATCAGGAATTCAGGTTGCTTTTTCTCAGCAACACTTGTTTGGCGAAAACGGTGATGGCATCATCTTCCAGCAGTTCCAGCAGAAAATAAAATTCGCCTTGTTCTGTTACTTCATGTAGGTTGTTGTTCCGCAGAAATTCGCCCCGGTGAAAACTTATCAAGGTGTCGCAGGTTCTCAGTTTGAGTGGATTAAACCGGAAGGAAGCAATGGTGGCCTGTTTGAACTCCAGTACGATCCGGTCGTCATCATTGATGAAGCGAAGCTCCAGCCTTTTTTCTGTGGTGTCGTATGCAATTTTGATGCACTGGTAATCATGATGAAGATGATAGGGACTGCCATCTATATCGCCACTCATCAGGGTTTCGAAAAGGGTAGCATGCGTAATATCTTTCACCATGATAACTATATTTTAGAACTGTAACTTGAAACTGCCGAATACACCAAAACGTTTGTTGATCGGTTCTTCCGGAGATACCGCCGGGGTTACCCGCCAGATGAAATCTACCCGCAGGAATTTGAAAATATTTTCAATACCGGTACCTAATTCCAGATAAGGATTTCCCTGCAGGGTTTTAAAGGTATAACCGTTGTTCATGTTCAGTTGTTTATTGGATTCAGAGAGTGAACCAATAACCCCTTTGGCTGTCCAGAACTGCCGCCATTTCAGCTTTTTGATGAGCGGAATATAACCAAAGATACCATTGCCGATCGTGTGTTCTATATTGAAACCGGCGTATTGATCACTGATGAACTCAAAACGGTTCATCATGTTAAAGGCATATTTGTTATAGTAGTAAATTTCGTTGCCCGGATGTACTTCCAGTCCGGTATACGGCAGGGTGCCGAAAATTTTTCCACCGAAAACATTGTAGTAGAAAGAGCCAAACGGTGGCAGCTTCACATAGTCTGAGATGCTCAGGGAAGCGCGCTCGTACTGCTGTCCGCTGCGTCCTATACCTGGGATGCCCAGTGCAAATTTAAATTCAGCAATGGGGAATTTACTGCCTAAGCTAACGCGGTAATAATTGCCCTCCAGGAATTCTTCATGAAAAGCATACCGGACTTTCAGTTCTATTTCTGCAGAAGTCAGCGGATCACGGCCATTGACACCTTTGGGATAAAAATCTGCTGTAGGCAAAGGTTCAAATGGTCTTACCTGTTTGTGTATGAAAGATAGCTGATGAGAAAAACCACTGTAGTATTCCTTGAAAAATTCTACTCTTTTTTCATCTACCATTAAGAACTTCTGCGGTATTCCGCCTTTACGGATAGCCAGTGTAAAGATATTATCGGTACCTACTTCATCGTAGTAATGGGTGCCGTTATCCAGGTCGCGGGTGTAGGCGCCATACACATACGTGCGGGGATGTCTTTTCAGCAGCCATAATGCGGAGATCTTGCCTTTATAGGCCTCGTCTTTGAAACCATAGGCGAGGTAACCATAGAGGTACAGGTCTTTGTTGAATTTAGGCGTGGTACCCAGGTCGAGCCGGAGGCGGAATCCTTCCAGCCGGTTCTGAGAGAAGGCATAGTAGTAAGGCCCCCACTCCAGTGGTCCGAAAGGTTTATAGCCTGTGGCCAGGAAGCGGATGGTATTGGAGTACTTCTGGAACAGCGGCATTTTCTGCAGGGTGTCTACCATGCGGTAAATACTTTGTTCGTTTTTACTGAGACTATCCGGTCGGTTGTATGTCCAGAAAGCATCCTGCCGTTTACGCGCACTATCGAGAATGACGATGTTCTGCGGGTATTTTTTATTGTTGAAGATGTTGGTAACGGCGGTATCGCCGATCACGACTTCATCGTAACTGGTAGTTTTGCGGCCAATGAATTCAATTTGTTTACCCGGTCGCGGACTGGGCGCCCAGAAATCCGCGATGAATTTATCTTTATACAGAAACCAGGTGCTGTCGGGCAGCTGTTTGAATTCCTGTACCAGGCTTACTTTATGAATGAAGTTGATATTCGCATCGCGGGGTACTGACAGTGTGGTTTTCTGGATCGCATAAGTGGTATCATGCACCCAGAGATCACCAATAAACGTATTCTCCCCTTTTCGTTTAGGAGTGAAGTTGAGTTTGATGAACCGCTGTGAATTTACATACTGGGTATCTGCGATTTTGTAGTCGTAATAGAAAGCGCCGTTATGGTGCGTGGGACTGACAAATTGCTTATCAAATACCGGTATAAAGTTTTCGTAGATGTTGATATTCTGATACATGCCCCCCAGGAATTTGGTAACGCTTTCGTTATCAATACCGGAAGTGCGGGCAGCCTTAATGATTTCCTTGGTTTTATGGGGTTTGGACTGATAGTAATAGTCAGACAGGGATTCCGTCAGAAAGATAGGCAGGAAAGGCTTTTCCTCTGAGGTACTGTCGATGTTATCCAGGATGAAAGAGAAGGGTTTGGTAAAACGGTTTTTACTCAATTTTACCTTGTTCAGATTTTTCATATCCAGCTCCAGTTTATTATAAATCTGGTATTTATAATTATCGAGCCGGTTATAATTATTCTCTGGTTTATGTCTTACAATTTGTTTCAGGAGGATGAGTGCGAAGTTAACGTTCGCTTTTATTTCATATACCTTTAAAGAAAGGTCGGAACGGGTTACTTCGAAGTTGATTATTTGTTCTTTCTGACTGCGGTCAACGGGCAATTTAAGCAAATTATATCCCATTACCCTTACGAGTAATGAATCAGCGGGGATCGCACCGAGTTCAAACACATATTTCCCATCCGTATTACTCACCATGCCGATTTGTGTACCCACAAACTGGAGGGTCGCGAAGGGAATGATTTCCTGTGAGTGCGCATCTTTTACAATTCCGCTCACTTTAAAAGTCTGCGCCATCAAGCCTGAACAACAAATGCTTACACCAATTATTGCAGCTAATATTCTTTTCCAGCCTATCATATCTACAACAATATTATACTTTTTTGCGCTTATCGTACGTACCGCTTTCCCGTAGGTAAGGGCGTTATAACAAAAAATTATATTTTGGAATTGCAAATATTATTCTAACTTTGTATTGCAAAGTACTTTTCGAATATGACAGATCAGCAACATCTGCAGACTTTAAGTGATATCCGGCGCATGATGGAGCGCAGCAGCCGCTTTTTATCGCTGAGTGGATTGAGTGGCATTTCTGCCGGTATCAGTGCGCTGGCAGGAGCGGCCATTGCCCGTAAATGGCTGGTGGATTATTACTATCGCTGGAATACCAGTGGTGTACATAATCATGACGATTTTGAGTTGTTGAAATTCCGTCTGATTGTATTGGGATTTTGTGTGATGATAGTAGCATTATGCGGTGGTGCATTTTTTACGTGGCGGAAAGCCCGGCGGAATGGATTGCCGATATGGGATCGTACAGCAAGGAATGTGCTGATAAATGTTGCGTTACCACTGGCAGCAGGTGGCGCTTTTATAGGCGGGTTATTGTTTAATCACCTGGAAACGCTGGTAGCACCTACCTGCCTGGTGTTCTACGGACTGGCACTGATTAATACCAGCAAGTATACGTTGCCGGATGTACGTTACCTGGGTATCCTGGAAACCATACTGGGAATAGTTAATCTTTTCTTTTTGCGTAAAGGCCTGTATTTTTGGGCCATTGGCTTTGGATTACTGCACATCATTTACGGAGCATTGATGTGGTGGAAATATGAAAGAAAAGGAAGCCTTCAATCAATATCATGAACCCGATAGGTAACTTAAACAAAATATTCGAAAGCCGTATACGCCTCGGCGTGATGAGTATATTGATGGTAAACGATGAGGTAAATTTTAACGACCTTAAACAGATGCTGGAGGTAACAGATGGTAACCTGGCCTCCCACCTCAATACACTGGAAGAAAACGGCTATCTGAAAGTACATAAAGGCTTTATTGGGCGTAAAACCAATACTACCTACGCTATTACCAGCGCCGGGGAAAAAGCCTTTAAAGGGCACCTGGTGGCCCTGGAATACATGATCAAATTCACGAAATAAATTTTTTTTGTCTTTTTACTTTGAAATACAAAGTGCTTTCTAAAATAAAAAACTTGTATATGGAACCTTCAACACATACGCCCCTCTCCTTTTTTGATCGTTATGCCTACGCTATCAAGGCTTTCATCATCATCGTTATGACCATCATGTTACTGATCCCTGCCAATATGATACAGGGCATCATCTGGGAACGGCGCGACAGACAGCAGGAAGCCACCAAAGAAGTCAGCAGCCGCTGGGGAGAAGAACAACATATCACCGGACCGGTACTGGCCATCCCCTATACCCTTGCCGGCCAGCATAACGCCGGGGAATTCCAGTCATACGTATACCTGCTGCCGGAAAACCTGAAAATAAACGGTGAGCTGTTACCGGAAAAACTCAAGCGGGGTATTTTTGATGTGGCCGTATATACAGCAAGGCTGCAACTCAGCGGAACTTTTACCAAAACAGCCCTGGAAAAACTGGACATCCCCTTCTCCGCCCTGAAGCTGAATGAAGCCATGGTACTGGTAGGTATCAGTGATCTGCGGGGCATCGATAACCAAGTGCAATTAATGTGGAACGGCAAACCGTATTTTTTTAATCCGGGAATCGTCAATAAGGATCTTTTCAGCAGCGGTATTCAAACGCCGGTAGCCATTGATATGACAGCAGCGGGCGGTACTGCGGGTAGCTTTACGTTGGATCTGGGCGTAAAAGGTTCCGGGCATATCCGTTTCTCTCCGATAGGTCAAACCACTGTGGCCAATATTCGTTCTACCTGGCCGGATCCTAGTTTCGATGACGCCTTCCCGCCTAAAACCCGGCAGGTAAGTGATAAAGGTTTTGTGGCTACCTGGCAGATCCAGCAC
Coding sequences within:
- a CDS encoding aspartate aminotransferase family protein — encoded protein: MQHVAQTSDAPLALEIVKAAGMYMWDAKGKQYLDLIAGISVCNIGHCHPAVVKAIQDQAEQYMHLLVYGEFVQSPQVAFATALTRQLPADLNSVFFTNSGAEAIEGAMKLAKRYTGKTEIAAFNRSYHGSTQGALSILGDEYWRNAYRPLLPGIRHLEYNNYESLEQITDKTAAVIAESVQAEGGVIVPQREWIHALRDKCAATGALLILDEVQCGLGRNGTLWAFEQHGITPDILVLGKALGGGMPLGAFIASRDIMWSLTNSPVLGHITTFGGHPVNCAAGLAGFNALLEMDVIKDVKAKGQLFHERLQHPAIKSVRSLGLMMAIEMESFAVNKKVIDYCIEKGVLTDWFLFAPECLRIAPPLIITETEIRHACMIICEALDAVTAE
- a CDS encoding DUF5686 and carboxypeptidase regulatory-like domain-containing protein, coding for MAQTFKVSGIVKDAHSQEIIPFATLQFVGTQIGMVSNTDGKYVFELGAIPADSLLVRVMGYNLLKLPVDRSQKEQIINFEVTRSDLSLKVYEIKANVNFALILLKQIVRHKPENNYNRLDNYKYQIYNKLELDMKNLNKVKLSKNRFTKPFSFILDNIDSTSEEKPFLPIFLTESLSDYYYQSKPHKTKEIIKAARTSGIDNESVTKFLGGMYQNINIYENFIPVFDKQFVSPTHHNGAFYYDYKIADTQYVNSQRFIKLNFTPKRKGENTFIGDLWVHDTTYAIQKTTLSVPRDANINFIHKVSLVQEFKQLPDSTWFLYKDKFIADFWAPSPRPGKQIEFIGRKTTSYDEVVIGDTAVTNIFNNKKYPQNIVILDSARKRQDAFWTYNRPDSLSKNEQSIYRMVDTLQKMPLFQKYSNTIRFLATGYKPFGPLEWGPYYYAFSQNRLEGFRLRLDLGTTPKFNKDLYLYGYLAYGFKDEAYKGKISALWLLKRHPRTYVYGAYTRDLDNGTHYYDEVGTDNIFTLAIRKGGIPQKFLMVDEKRVEFFKEYYSGFSHQLSFIHKQVRPFEPLPTADFYPKGVNGRDPLTSAEIELKVRYAFHEEFLEGNYYRVSLGSKFPIAEFKFALGIPGIGRSGQQYERASLSISDYVKLPPFGSFYYNVFGGKIFGTLPYTGLEVHPGNEIYYYNKYAFNMMNRFEFISDQYAGFNIEHTIGNGIFGYIPLIKKLKWRQFWTAKGVIGSLSESNKQLNMNNGYTFKTLQGNPYLELGTGIENIFKFLRVDFIWRVTPAVSPEEPINKRFGVFGSFKLQF
- a CDS encoding winged helix-turn-helix domain-containing protein, which translates into the protein MNPIGNLNKIFESRIRLGVMSILMVNDEVNFNDLKQMLEVTDGNLASHLNTLEENGYLKVHKGFIGRKTNTTYAITSAGEKAFKGHLVALEYMIKFTK
- the creD gene encoding cell envelope integrity protein CreD, producing MEPSTHTPLSFFDRYAYAIKAFIIIVMTIMLLIPANMIQGIIWERRDRQQEATKEVSSRWGEEQHITGPVLAIPYTLAGQHNAGEFQSYVYLLPENLKINGELLPEKLKRGIFDVAVYTARLQLSGTFTKTALEKLDIPFSALKLNEAMVLVGISDLRGIDNQVQLMWNGKPYFFNPGIVNKDLFSSGIQTPVAIDMTAAGGTAGSFTLDLGVKGSGHIRFSPIGQTTVANIRSTWPDPSFDDAFPPKTRQVSDKGFVATWQIQHLSRNYPQSWTGNKYDIQSADFGIRLFMPAQSYQQSMRAVKYALLIIGLTFFILYFIELSQRRTLHPLQYALVGLALCIFYTLLISISEQLNFIMAYIISSVLTIGLIVLYIAAAYKNARIAISIGSVLVLLYGFIYVVISAEDQALLMGSLGLFIILALVMYFSSRIKWDKLGQKDVTPVNQ